The Vitis vinifera cultivar Pinot Noir 40024 chromosome 12, ASM3070453v1 genome has a segment encoding these proteins:
- the LOC100256690 gene encoding protein GAMETE CELL DEFECTIVE 1, mitochondrial — protein sequence MQTLQRLKIYNRLHAVRTTSFNPIGHHLKTYSTKSKSAGDDEWNNAWESAWLPEDLSAKNRAPWETDVNFSSSESAIVLPSDVDAETKAFVEDMTENWNERRKGQQKQEEKRDSLYNLENMKKDYRLKKQRLHAGLWMKEIEKQEEAKLGDLVAGGGDDIDRLLDSYSEIFDTGNNDFNNSNIPSSSEFKNKPDGWETISKAQDGNIWEMSQREEDILLQEFDRRIAYCKFQIASFIKTHIFSRRRPIDGWKYMIEELGPNARKGKGSVSRLPSISDASTQPFKEERTTSGSLTSFKGR from the exons ATGCAGACTCTGCAACGTCTGAAAATATACAATCGCCTTCATGCAGTCAGAACCACCAGTTTCAACCCCATTGGCCACCATCTTAAAACCTACTCCACCAAGTCCAAAAGCGCCGGTGATGATGAATGGAACAATGCCTGGGAATCCGCTTGGCTTCCTGAAGACCTCTCTGCCAAGAACAGAGCTCCCTGGGAGACTGATGTCAACTTCTCATCTTCAGAGTCTGCTATTGTTCTTCCGTCTGATGTTGATGCTGAGACAAAGGCATTTGTTGAGGACATGACTGAGAATTGGAATGAGAGGAGAAAAGGTCAGCAAAAGCAAGAGGAGAAGCGTGATTCACTTTATAATCTTGAGAATATGAAGAAAGATTACAGGTTGAAGAAGCAGAGGCTGCACGCTGGGTTGTGGATGAAAGAGATTGAGAAGCAGGAGGAAGCCAAGTTGGGGGATTTGGTTGCAGGTGGCGGAGATGACATCGATAGATTGCTTGATAGCTACTCTGA GATTTTTGATACTGGCAACAATGATTTCAATAACTCGAATATTCCGAGCTCTTCTGAGTTTAAAAACAAGCCTGATGGTTGGGAAACAATATCAAAGGCCCAAGATGGGAATATATGGGAGATGTCACAGAGGGAAGAAGATATCCTCCTTCAAGAGTTCGATCGTAGAATCGCATACTGCAAATTCCAG ATAGCGAGTTTCATTAAGACGCACATATTCAGCCGGAGGAGACCCATCGATGGATGGAAATACATGATAGAGGAGCTGGGGCCAAATGCGAGGAAAGGGAAGGGCAGTGTTTCAAGGTTACCCAGCATATCAGATGCATCAACTCAACCTTTCAAGGAGGAGAGGACCACCAGCGGCAGTCTCACCTCCTTTAAGGGGAGGTAG
- the LOC100242881 gene encoding uncharacterized protein C227.17c, translating into MTSEGEGQAATVPKRRLSCKTCIDNLWFCYSPVHQMQQYYRLGVLDNCADKWSSLLDCLSLKTKRSSEVQEILENREKDKPHIWTFRTSEESSSHWKEVFGHLDDME; encoded by the exons ATGACTTCGGAGGGCGAGGGCCAAGCCGCCACCGTTCCTAAGAGGCGCCTGTCCTGCAAGACCTGCATCGACAATCTCTGGTTTTGTTACt CTCCAGTTCATCAAATGCAGCAGTATTATCGGCTCGGTGTTCTTGATAACTGTGCTGATAAATGGAGTTCTCTTCTTGACTGTTTAAGTCTGAAAACAAAACGATCTTCTGAGGTGCAG GAAATTCTGGAAAATCGTGAGAAAGACAAGCCTCACATCTGGACTTTTAGGACTTCAGAAGAATCCTCATCTCACTGGAAGGAAGTGTTTGGACATTTAGACGACATGGAGTGA
- the LOC100261789 gene encoding anthocyanidin 3-O-glucosyltransferase 2, which translates to MEQTELVFIPFPVVGHLASALEIAKLITKRDPRFSITIFIMKFPFGSTEGMDTDSDSIRFVTLPPVEVSSETTLSGHFISEFVKVHIPLVRDAVHELIRSNSVRLSGFIIDMLCTHMIDVADEFGVPSYLFFSSGAAVLGFLLHVQFLHDYEGLDINEFKDSDAELDVPTFVNSVPGNVFPAWMFDKESGGAEMLLYHTRRFREVKGILVNTFIELESHAIQSLSGSTVPEVYPVGPILNTRMGSGGGQQDASATMRWLDDQPPSSVIFLCFGSRGSFGADQIKEIAYGLEHSGHRFLWSLRQPPQKGKMEFPGGYENIEEVLPEGFLHRTARIGKVIGWAPQIAVLAHSAVGGFVSHCGWNSLLESIWYGVPVATWPIYAEQQINAFQMVKDLELAVEINIDYNKDRDHIVSAHEIENGLRNLIKTNSEVRQKKKEMQKISRKVMIDGGSSHFSLGHFIEDMMDSKVMKGKDAL; encoded by the coding sequence ATGGAGCAAACTGAGCTGGTCTTCATCCCATTTCCTGTCGTCGGCCACCTTGCGTCTGCACTGGAGATTGCAAAGCTGATTACTAAGCGAGACCCCCGATTCTCAATCACGATTTTCATCATGAAGTTTCCGTTTGGGTCCACTGAAGGTATGGACACGGACTCTGATTCCATACGTTTCGTCACACTTCCTCCTGTAGAGGTCAGCTCCGAAACGACCCTGTCTGGTCACTTCATCTCTGAATTCGTCAAAGTTCACATACCACTCGTCCGAGACGCCGTCCACGAGCTCATTCGCTCCAACTCGGTTCGGCTCTCTGGGTTCATTATTGATATGCTCTGCACCCACATGATTGACGTGGCCGATGAGTTTGGGGTGCCTTCCTATCTCTTCTTCTCTTCCGGCGCTGCTGTTCTTGGCTTCCTGTTACATGTTCAGTTCCTCCATGATTATGAGGGTTTGGATATTAATGAGTTCAAGGACTCGGATGCTGAGTTGGATGTTCCGACTTTTGTTAACTCAGTTCCGGGTAACGTCTTCCCTGCTTGGATGTTTGACAAGGAAAGCGGAGGGGCTGAGATGCTTCTGTATCACACAAGGAGATTCAGAGAAGTCAAGGGTATTCTGGTAAATACATTTATTGAGCTTGAATCACATGCCATTCAATCACTTTCTGGCAGTACAGTACCCGAGGTGTATCCCGTTGGACCCATACTCAACACCCGAATGGGATCTGGTGGGGGTCAACAAGATGCTAGTGCCACCATGCGTTGGCTTGACGATCAGCCTCCATCGTCTGTGATTTTCCTGTGCTTCGGGAGCAGGGGAAGCTTTGGTGCGGATCAAATCAAGGAGATAGCATATGGGTTAGAGCACAGCGGGCATCGCTTCTTGTGGTCCCTTCGCCAACCTCCCCAAAAGGGTAAAATGGAATTTCCAGGCGGCTATGAAAATATTGAGGAAGTTCTACCAGAAGGATTTTTACATCGGACGGCTAGAATTGGAAAGGTGATTGGATGGGCTCCACAAATAGCGGTTTTAGCCCACTCAGCTGTTGGAGGATTTGTATCTCATTGTGGATGGAATTCTTTGCTAGAAAGCATATGGTATGGTGTTCCAGTAGCCACATGGCCAATATATGCAGAACAACAAATCAACGCATTTCAAATGGTGAAAGATTTGGAGTTGGCGGTAGAAATTAATATTGATTACAATAAGGATCGTGATCATATTGTAAGTGCTCATGAGATTGAAAATGGATTAAGGAACCTAATAAAAACCAATAGTGAAGTGAGgcagaagaagaaagaaatgcaaaaaataagTAGAAAAGTCATGATAGATGGTGGATCCTCACACTTTTCTTTAGGCCATTTTATTGAAGACATGATGGACAGCAAAGTGATGAAAGGGAAAGATGCATTGTAG